From the Osmerus eperlanus chromosome 21, fOsmEpe2.1, whole genome shotgun sequence genome, one window contains:
- the impg2b gene encoding interphotoreceptor matrix proteoglycan 2, which produces MATDASHGIAENAMTTNQAKSHYSYGSSSQPTIPKGLQTQSLKQYEGKGAISRRKRNILFPSGVRLCTQDTVEQAIDNHLKYFHLRVCQETVWEAFKVFWDHLPERNEYQAWVNKCQDGSLTVMDIGANFSRSEEHINLVRSRVALTAASSEPTGSRSNMCSSEAPPTDEEAFTAPKEEEISVVPADTFTTMRGDHTSETSTEVTVGVLNTATTDLSTQGVTVIVSPRMTSSDEFTTDATIVPRETTPTVQAIGENITPGDTVWVMDESDDDNAQEDHGDTVEVTTLFASDETLKITTDSIVSVTHALPDQVSLEVDEEVTTDTAVDVATDNEVEYAQAGSVEVVASEATVEVALETTSEDTDPEGDQELTSEPSLQASTKAPSEAPVEDIHDVGAETPAATSNEVILEFTEELIPEDLLEATSEAPSEAAVVIIPETNDDLSEDIQEISPESSLEPWSETASDGTTYMPDVHSPEIEQTPEETTEVVPDTVFEAALEDTVEIIPDVTSEIPETLLEPTSEENIQALPEVVPTDPAVDDISQEDSKVATDPIPTVYLIPEEDFEAPEGPLENLQEVASDVTAGVPSEATLATTIEPVEVINHDITEDVLIEDTLGDIPGVTQEVVQVVYTEVTETTTPEAAEMDTPGTSEPEALEDDTQQEAVEFPPVTEPEIPLQVTVTITEAPTETAVHAEEVLTEEDSEVPPVVTAEDGSQDVVEDTAGVEEATEPEATSKTATEMTTAITAPEATMEGALEVDVETTTLNVEIATSTAEETTAGVVMEITLNRTKEMATEAGVPVDTTTVGIEISTEHVEEIISATTEEIISEFTEADLIEADNTPGAVEETVPDIATEDKSETEPGTAPEHTVETIPETEEEIAPVEVLPEEFELPSEASPETVEEEDDNSDKDTSEVAEIIPTAVAVDVTMTSEVSDKETDMLEATEAAVEISPESPLEIAPEPAVEVTPKTVLEDTPEESREAAVDVSHEVTPVSAISPDGTVGIAVEANNNGATQKATDTTTVLQETNYDTFGNQDFETVEENENTIGNEIDDVKLRQLRPMKDQVVELSIRLKGETYNNALRDPFSVQYKQLAKQFTEKIEEAFERLPGFKSVFVVEFRPQKDLERGLVVVVHYAVTLEVDAAGISNETMDFITLQSNTVEKNFPDAEERPTVVYTITDFRNYITEALHKENFMSNTTLDVDPDSLQLENVENLLPSGKPTSRPVDRDDNMDNILAAEKPPDVPGQDLDSNDLFLKKDDFLFDPALPFDPWKDSGTVVASENDVLILDESTILPSTGFSDKTLGLSSTKVTPVSTKNHGNIEEDGFLLGNTFTQPTSTDTPNGDDVVGAGGSGNFSVGEPQITAGTEEAPISAPPGSDQGSLNDHFLDAGSGSGFSGDGQGVDVWPSLPVTASENGEYFEEVMPPPDTEPEQTGGEEEEEEWGEDATPRFTQYPEVVDPKEPELMDSKDSVPQTGDAPAGGEHNEEPEVEESYLDRTLITQDIRTNPHFMTTTQAPVFWTMETLTVELSIQTLEASGLYDDYYPSEASTVIASTINYHIPDAYTSQAPILMEPINISQEDHEILKELPVITPGSTTPEETTPGSTTPGTTNPGSTNPGSTNPGSTTPGTTNPGSTTPETTNPETTTPGSTNPGSTTPGTTTPGSTNPGSTTPGTTTPETTTPGTTNPETTTPGSTTPEETTPGSTTPGTTNPETTTPGSTTPEETTPGSTTPGTTNPGSTNPGSTNPGSTTPGTTNPETTTPGSTNPGSTTPGSTTPETTTPGSTTPETTTPGSTTPETTTPEATDSALPTASVDSSEDVASTEKLTTVEPFILKDLDTDTTVMQPVTESAIIVDVELDTVQDSIYDRITSTPQDIEWFTEKPLLLVPQIEDINDEVEVLEEQVAETPLALNVDLSDEELTNDEILFVSTATAAPLVTPSVTVSHSTPFSPEKESPFTRVSDTVPEEEDLLYHESSHEDILSKEEKEGVQASPISLEEPSSTLSAVIVSLPFFQPTFRPTEKLPETAAPTEDRSLSLAEPVEENTDVTFTEGTDIIIPQSPTSPDLNTYSLEDSTSIRKIQPSLSGSSNMAHNIDLTFDVVQYDETGYMDGDSSGYSSVAQGSDADRSKALAASPGRALMVFFSLRVTNMMFSEDLFNKSSAEYKELEQSFLELLVPYLQSNLSNFQNLEILNFRNGSVVVNSRMKFWKPVPRGVTNAVYLILEDFCNTAYQTKNMAIDKHSLDVESGDKADPCKFQACNEFSKCMVNRWSGEAECVCDAGYFSVDSLPCQSICEVQEDFCMNDGKCDIIPGKGAICRCRVGENWWYRGEHCEEYVSESLVVGIAFASVAGFLFLAAGIVFFLTRTLRDSYDKDDSEDPLRHGDSTPSLERATKYNPMFENDAMMVQYYRRYDDDGGAHRGAGDSSADFGSEDIRQVYENSDLSNQEIQDRMRILELYTKDRQFADFVRQHQVALDQQVSSSN; this is translated from the exons ATGGCAACAG ATGCAAGCCATGGGATTGCAGAGAATGCCATGACGACAAATCAGGCGAAATCTCACTACTCTTATGGGAGTTCAAGCCAGCCGACCATACCTAAAGGACTTCAGACTCAGTCCCTCAAGCAGTACGAAGGGAAAGGCGCCATATCTAGAAGAAAGAGAAATATTCTTTTCCCCAGTGGAGTCAGATTATGCACTCAGGACACTGTGGAGCAGGCCATAGACAATCATCTTAAATACTTCCATCTTCGAG TTTGTCAGGAGACCGTATGGGAGGCATTCAAGGTGTTCTGGGATCATCTGCCAGAGAGGAATGAGTACCAAGCCTGGGTTAACAAGTGCCAGGATGGATCTCTTACTGTTATGGACATAGGTGCCAATTTCAGCCGATCAGAGGAGCACATCAACCTTGTTAGGAGT AGAGTGGCTTTGACTGCAGCTAGCAG TGAGCCCACCGGTTCAAGGTCCAACATGTGCAG CTCTGAGGCCCCACCCACGGATGAAGAAGCATTCACTGCCCCAAAAG AAGAAGAAATCAGTGTCGTGCCAGCAGACACATTTACAACAATGCGAGGTGACCACACATCAGAAACCAGCACAGAAGTCACAGTTGGAGTCCTCAACACTGCTACTACTGACTTATCAACTCAAGGGGTCACTGTGATTGTCTCTCCAAGAATGACTTCTTCTGATGAATTTACCACAGATGCTACAATCGTTCCACGAGAAACTACACCTACTGTACAGGCGATTGGAGAGAACATTACCCCAGGAGACACAGTTTGGGTGATGGATGAGAGCGATGATGATAACGCTCAGGAGGACCATGGAGATACTGTTGAGGTGACAACACTTTTTGCATCAGATGAGACGCTGAAAATCACAACAGATTCCATTGTTTCGGTCACCCACGCACTACCTGATCAGGTCAGCcttgaagtcgatgaagaggtGACCACAGACACCGCTGTTGACGTCGCCACGGACAACGAGGTGGAATATGCTCAAGCTGGCAGTGTGGAGGTTGTTGCCTCTGAGGCTACGGTTGAGGTTGCCCTGGAAACCACGAGCGAGGACACCGATCCAGAGGGTGATCAGGAGCTTACTTCGGAACCGTCTTTACAGGCGAGTACGAAAGCACCTTCGGAAGCTCCTGTAGAAGATATTCATGACGTTGGTGCTGAAACCCCAGCAGCGACATCTAACGAGGTTATTTTAGAATTCACAGAGGAATTAATTCCAGAAGACTTATTGGAAGCCACTTCAGAGGCCCCTTCTGAGGCTGCTGTAGTGATAATCCCGGAGACCAATGATGATCTTTCAGAGGATATTCAAGAGATTAGTCCTGAATCTTCTTTGGAGCCTTGGTCGGAGACTGCTTCTGACGGTACAACATATATGCCTGATGTGCATAGTCCAGAAATTGAACAGACTCCAGAGGAAACTACAGAGGTGGTACCAGATACTGTTTTTGAAGCTGCATTAGAAGACACTGTGGAGATTATTCCTGATGTCACATCTGAAATACCAGAGACGTTATTAGAACCCACATCGGAAGAAAACATCCAGGCGCTTCCTGAAGTTGTTCCCACAGATCCTGCAGTGGATGACATCTCTCAGGAGGACAGCAAAGTTGCCACTGACCCGATCCCAACAGTGTATTTGATCCCAGAGGAAGATTTTGAGGCCCCAGAAGGTCCATTAGAGAACTTGCAAGAGGTCGCCTCTGATGTCACTGCAGGTGTCCCCTCTGAAGCCACTTTGGCCACAACCATCGAACCTGTTGAAGTAATCAATCATGACATCACAGAAGATGTTCTCATCGAGGATACATTAGGCGACATTCCGGGAGTAACTCAAGAGGTTGTGCAGGTGGTTTACACAGAGGTTACTGAGACAACCACCCCAGAGGCTGCAGAGATGGACACTCCAGGGACGTCAGAGCCAGAAGCTCTAGAAGACGACACGCAGCAAGAGGCTGTGGAGTTCCCACCCGTGACTGAGCCAGAGATCCCTCTCCAGGTCACAGTCACGATCACAGAGGCGCCCACAGAAACAGCTGTACATGCTGAAGAGGTTCTGACTGAGGAAGATAGTGAGGTTCCACCTGTAGTTACTGCAGAGGACGGTTCACAGGATGTGGTAGAAGACACTGCAGGGGTTGAGGAAGCTACAGAGCCAGAAGCTACAAGTAAAACAGCAACAGAAATGACAACAGCAATCACTGCCCCTGAAGCAACAATGGAGGGAGCCTTGGAGGTTGACGTAGAGACCACTACCCTGAACGTAGAGATTGCTACAAGTACTGCAGAAGAGACGACTGCGGGAGTTGTCATGGAAATCACTCTGAACCGCACAAAAGAGATGGCAACAGAGGCTGGTGTTCCAGTCGATACAACAACAGTGGGAATTGAGATCTCGACAGAGCATGTTGAAGAGATCATCTCGGCTACTACAGAGGAAATAATTTCTGAATTTACAGAGGCAGATCTTATTGAAGCTGATAATACCCCTGGGGCAGTCGAAGAGACGGTaccggacatagcaacagaaGATAAATCAGAAACAGAGCCTGGAACAGCCCCCGAGCATACCGTTGAAACCATTccagagacagaagaagaaatCGCTCCAGTTGAAGTTTTACCGGAAGAATTTGAGCTTCCAAGTGAGGCCTCTCCAGAAACTGTAGAAGAAGAAGACGATAATTCAGATAAGGACACTTCAGAGGTAGCTGAGATTATTCCAACAGCTGTGGCAGTGGACGTAACAATGACCTCAGAGGTTTCAGATAAAGAAACTGATATGCTTGAAGCTACAGAAGCTGCTGTAGAGATTTCTCCCGAGTCTCCATTAGAGATCGCTCCTGAGCCTGCAGTCGAAGTCACACCCAAGACTGTTCTAGAAGACACTCCTGAAGAGTCACGAGAGGCTGCTGTGGATGTCAGCCACGAGGTCACTCCTGTGTCAGCCATTTCTCCAGATGGGACAGTTGGGATCGCAGTTGAAGCAAATAACAATGGTGCCACTCAGAAAGCCACTGACACAACTACTGTCCTACAAGAAACAAATTATGACACATTTGGAAACCAAGACTTTGAAACAGTAGAGGAGAATGAAAATACT ATTGGAAACGAGATAGATGATGTGAAGCTGAGGCAGTTGAGGCCAATGAAGGACCAGGTGGTGGAACTGAGCATCAGACTGAAAGGAGAAACCTACAACAATGCCCTGAGAGATCCCTTCAGCGTCCAATACAAACAACTGGCCAAACAGTTTACTGAAAAG ATTGAGGAAGCATTTGAACGATTACCAGGGTTCAAGAGTGTCTTTGTTGTTGAATTCAG ACCACAAAAGGACCTTGAAAG GGGTTTGGTCGTGGTCGTCCACTATGCTGTGACTCTGGAGGTGGATGCAGCAGGCATCAGTAATGAGACCATGGACTTCATCACCCTCCAATCCAACACAGTGGAGAAAAACTTCCCCGACGCTGAAGAGCGTCCCACTGTGGTCTACACCATCACTGACTTCCGCAACTACATCACAGAAGCCCTGCACAAGGAGAACTTCATGAGCAATACCACTTTGGATGTAGATCCAGACTCCTTGCAGCTAGAGAATG TGGAGAACTTGTTGCCCTCTGGAAAGCCTACAAGTCGACCAGTAGACAGAGATGATAACATG GATAACATTCTTGCTGCTGAGAAACCACCTGATGTTCCTGGACAAGATCTGGATAGCAACGACCTCTTCTTGAAAAAGGACGACTTTCTGTTTGACCCGGCTCTGCCCTTTGACCCCTGGAAGGACTCCGGGACCGTGGTGGCGAGTGAAAACGATGTCCTGATTCTGGATGAGAGCACCATTCTGCCATCCACAGGGTTTTCTGATAAGACTCTGGGCCTGAGCTCTACTAAAGTCACCCCTGTTTCTACCAAGA ATCATGGAAATATTGAAGAAGACGGATTTCTTTTGGGCAACACTTTTACTCAACCCACAAGCACTGATACTCCCAATGGGGATGATGTGGTTGGAGCTGGAGGCTCCGGCAACTTCTCTGTTGGAGAACCGCAGATTACCGCAGGAACCGAGGAAGCCCCTATCTCAGCACCCCCTGGTTCTGACCAAGGAAGCCTCAACGATCACTTTTTGGATGCTGGATCTGGCTCTGGCTTTTCTGGAGATGGCCAAGGGGTGGATGTCTGGCCGTCGCTGCCAGTGACAGCCTCAGAGAACGGTGAGTACTTTGAGGAGGTTATGCCGCCACCGGACACCGAGCCGGAACAaaccggaggagaggaggaagaggaggagtggggagaagATGCCACTCCACGTTTCACACAGTACCCAGAGGTTGTGGATCCGAAGGAGCCTGAGCTGATGGACTCCAAAGATTCTGTCCCTCAAACAGGCGACGCCCCAGCTGGAGGGGAACACAATGAAGAGccagaggtggaggagtcgtACCTGGACAGAACACTCATCACCCAGGACATCCGTACCAACCCCCATTTCATGACCACCACCCAAGCCCCTGTGTTCTGGACTATGGAGACCTTGACAGTGGAACTATCTATACAAACACTGGAGGCCTCTGGGTTATATGATGATTACTATCCCAGTGAAGCGTCCACCGTCATTGCATCGACCATCAACTACCACATTCCAGATGCTTACACTAGCCAGGCCCCCATTTTGATGGAACCCATTAATATATCTCAGGAAGACCATGAAATCTTAAAGGAACTGCCTGTGATCACCCCAGGGTCAACTACCCCAGAGGAAACTACCCCAGGGTCAACCACCCCAGGGACAACCAACCCAGGGTCAACCAACCCAGGGTCAACCAACCCAGGGTCAACCACCCCAGGGACAACCAACCCAGGGTCAACCACCCCAGAGACAACCAACCCAGAGACAACTACCCCAGGGTCAACCAACCCAGGGTCAACCACCCCAGGGACAACTACCCCAGGGTCAACCAACCCAGGGTCAACCACCCCAGGGACAACCACCCCAGAGACAACCACCCCAGGGACAACCAACCCAGAGACAACCACCCCAGGGTCAACTACCCCAGAGGAAACTACCCCAGGGTCAACCACCCCAGGGACAACCAACCCAGAGACAACCACCCCAGGGTCAACTACCCCAGAGGAAACTACCCCAGGGTCAACCACCCCAGGGACAACCAACCCAGGGTCAACCAACCCAGGGTCAACCAACCCAGGGTCAACCACCCCAGGGACAACCAACCCAGAGACAACTACCCCAGGGTCAACCAACCCAGGGTCAACCACCCCAGGGTCAACCACCCCAGAGACAACCACCCCAGGGTCAACCACCCCAGAGACAACCACCCCAGGGTCAACCACCCCAGAGACAACTACCCCAGAGGCCACAGATAGCGCTCTCCCCACAGCTAGTGTTGACTCCTCAGAAGACGTAGCATCCACTGAGAAGCTAACTACTGTTGAGCCCTTCATCCTGAAGGACTTGGACACAGACACAACTGTAATGCAGCCAGTCACAGAGTCAGCAATCATTGTGGATGTGGAGTTGGACACAGTACAAGACTCCATCTACGACAGGATCACATCTACACCCCAAGATATTGAGTGGTTCACTGAAAAACCATTACTTTTGGTGCCACAAATTGAGGACATCAATGATGAAGTTGAGGTTTTGGAAGAACAAGTGGCTGAGACCCCCCTTGCCCTAAATGTTGATTTATCTGATGAGGAATTAACTAACGATGAAATCCTTTTCGTTAGTACAGCCACCGCAGCCCCTCTAGTCACGCCATCCGTGACCGTAAGTCACAGCACCCCTTTCTCACCCGAAAAGGAGTCACCATTTACACGTGTATCAGACACTGTGCCTGAAGAAGAAGATCTCCTGTACCACGAATCTTCGCACGAGGACATACTTTCAAaggaagaaaaggagggggTCCAAGCAAGCCCTATATCTTTGGAGGAGCCAAGTTCAACGCTTTCTGCAGTTATCGTATCGTTACCTTTCTTTCAGCCAACATTCAGGCCCACAGAAAAACTACCAGAGACAGCTGCACCAACTGAAGACAGAAGCCTCTCACTGGCTGAGCCTGTCGAAGAAAATACTGATGTCACCTTTACTGAAGGAACAGATATTATCATTCCTCAAAGTCCAACCTCCCCTGACCTAAACACGTACAGTCTAGAAGACAGCACTTCAATACGCAAGATTCAACCTTCTCTGTCAGGCTCTTCCAACATGGCACACAACATCGACCTTACCTTCGATGTGGTCCAGTATGACGAGACAGGCTACATGGATGGGGACAGCAGTGGGTATTCCAGTGTTGCTCAAGGCTCGGATGCAGACAGGAGCAAGGCTCTGGCAGCCAGCCCTGGTCGGGCTTTGATGGTCTTTTTCAgcctcagggtgaccaacatgATGTTTTCCGAAGACCTCTTCAACAAAAGCTCTGCTGAGTACAAAGAACTGGAGCAGAGTTTTCTAGAACTG CTTGTCCCGTACCTACAGTCCAACCTCAGCAACTTCCAGAACTTGGAGATCTTGAACTTCAGGAACGGCAGCGTTGTGGTGAACAGCAGGATGAAGTTTTGGAAACCTGTGCCTAGAGGAGTCACCAACGCGGTTTACCTGATCCTAGAAGACTTCTGTAACACCGCCTACCAAACCAAGAACATGGCTATAGACAAGCATTCACTGGACGTGGAATCAG GTGACAAAGCAGACCCTTGCAAGTTCCAGGCCTGCAATGAGTTCTCTAAGTGCATGGTGAACCGGTGGTCTGGAGaggcggagtgtgtgtgcgacgCCGGCTACTTCAGCGTGGATAGCCTGCCCTGCCAGAGCATCTGTGAGGTGCAGGAAGACTTCTGTATGAACGACGGAAAGTGTGACATCATTCCTGGCAAGGGGGCCATCTGCAG ATGTCGCGTGGGGGAGAACTGGTGGTACCGCGGGGAACACTGTGAAGAGTACGTTTCAGAATCGTTGGTTGTCGGCATTGCCTTCGCCTCTGTGGCTGGCTTTCTGTTTTTGGCCGCTGGCATTGTCTTCTTCTTGACCAGGACACTGAGGGACAGTTATGACAAGGACGATTCAGAAGACCCACTACG TCACGGCGACAGCACCCCGTCCTTGGAGCGAGCTACCAAATACAACCCCATGTTCGAGAACGACGCCATGATGGTCCAGTACTACCGTCGCTATGACGACGACGGCGGCGCACACCGTGGCGCCGGTGACTCCTCGGCGGACTTCGGCAGTGAGGATATACGCCAGGTCTACGAGAACAGTGACCTTAGTAATCAG GAAATTCAGGACCGCATGAGGATACTGGAGCTGTACACTAAGGATCGCCAGTTTGCAGACTTTGTACGACAGCACCAAGT AGCCCTGGACCAGCAAGTGAGCTCCTCCAACTAG